The proteins below are encoded in one region of Belonocnema kinseyi isolate 2016_QV_RU_SX_M_011 chromosome 1, B_treatae_v1, whole genome shotgun sequence:
- the LOC117172562 gene encoding uncharacterized protein LOC117172562 yields the protein MKFADGLFLRLSLFLHSIELISSQRDRARPTNLALLFRHSHGVHFPKTDELNKETVHGFSKFGRISENPINEPEDITYLTRGKVIFGYVVLVDSRIKPLGNLFNEPDLCAVFHKRQQRWYTLTSDELEKLGVTRSLPLVMAHDAAHDEAHGHYPPNRSAHHEASRSAYAITRAYEETLGHLGQQDAMGSVMRCYLSRYNLEYASHVTGPSRQRCTYL from the coding sequence aattaataagttcACAACGTGATCGTGCAAGGCCTACTAATTTGGCGTTATTATTTCGTCATTCCCATGGTGTCCATTTTCCTAAAACCGACGAATTAAATAAAGAAACTGTTCATGGCTTCTCCAAATTCGGCAGAATCAGTGAGAATCCGATTAATGAACCAGAAGATATAACTTACTTAACAAGGGGTAAAGTCATCTTTGGATATGTGGTGCTAGTTGATTCTCGTATTAAGCCACTAGGTAATCTGTTTAACGAACCAGATTTGTGTGCTGTATTTCACAAAAGACAGCAACGTTGGTATACTCTGACTTCtgatgaattagaaaaattgggAGTGACACGTAGTTTGCCACTAGTTATGGCGCATGATGCGGCTCATGATGAGGCACATGGTCACTATCCACCAAATCGATCGGCACACCATGAAGCAAGCCGATCAGCATACGCTATAACAAGGGCTTACGAAGAAACTTTAGGCCACCTCGGCCAGCAAGATGCAATGGGTTCAGTCATGAGATGCTACCTTAGCAGATATAATTTAGAATACGCAAGTCATGTAACAGGCCCATCAAGACAACGCTGCACCTACCTTTAA